One window from the genome of Pantoea cypripedii encodes:
- the creA gene encoding protein CreA has protein sequence MTVTRLLIVTLATFAFSGPLFAEEIGSVDTVFKMFGPDHKIVVEAFDDPDVKNVTCYISRAKTGGIKGGLGLAEDTSDAAISCQQVGPVTLSDKIAQGKAQGDVVFQKRTSLVFKKLQVVRFYDQKRNALVYLAYSDKVVEGSPKNALSAVPIMPWH, from the coding sequence ATGACAGTAACTCGCCTTCTTATAGTCACCCTGGCAACATTTGCTTTTTCTGGCCCCCTCTTTGCTGAGGAGATCGGCTCTGTTGACACGGTGTTCAAGATGTTTGGTCCCGATCATAAGATCGTGGTGGAAGCCTTCGATGACCCCGATGTAAAAAATGTAACCTGTTATATCAGCCGGGCAAAAACCGGTGGGATCAAGGGCGGATTAGGCCTGGCGGAAGATACTTCCGACGCGGCGATTTCCTGCCAGCAGGTTGGACCGGTCACCCTTAGTGATAAAATCGCGCAAGGTAAGGCGCAGGGGGATGTGGTGTTCCAGAAACGCACATCGCTGGTTTTTAAGAAGTTGCAGGTTGTACGCTTTTATGATCAAAAGCGCAATGCTTTGGTGTACCTGGCTTATTCAGACAAAGTCGTCGAAGGCTCTCCGAAGAACGCGCTCAGCGCCGTGCCGATCATGCCGTGGCACTGA
- the arcA gene encoding two-component system response regulator ArcA, with protein sequence MQTPHILIVEDELVTRNTLKSIFEAEGYVVYEATDGAEMHQVLTDNDVNLVIMDINLPGKNGLLLARELREQANVALMFLTGRDNEVDKILGLEIGADDYITKPFNPRELTIRARNLLSRTMNLAMPNEERRQVESYRFNGWELDINSRSLISPNGEQYKLPRSEFRAMLHFCENPGKIQTRADLLKKMTGRELKPHDRTVDVTIRRIRKHFESTPDTPEIIATIHGEGYRFCGELQD encoded by the coding sequence ATGCAGACCCCGCACATTCTTATCGTTGAAGACGAACTGGTCACGCGTAACACCCTCAAAAGTATCTTTGAGGCGGAAGGTTATGTGGTCTATGAAGCCACCGACGGCGCCGAAATGCATCAGGTCCTGACGGATAACGACGTCAATCTGGTGATCATGGATATTAACCTTCCCGGTAAAAACGGCTTGTTGCTGGCGCGTGAACTGCGCGAGCAGGCGAACGTCGCGCTGATGTTCCTGACCGGCCGTGATAATGAAGTGGATAAAATCCTTGGTCTGGAAATTGGTGCGGATGATTACATCACCAAGCCATTTAATCCGCGTGAGCTGACCATCCGTGCGCGCAACCTGTTGTCACGCACCATGAATCTGGCGATGCCGAACGAAGAGCGTCGTCAGGTGGAAAGCTACCGTTTCAACGGCTGGGAGCTGGATATCAATAGCCGCTCACTGATCAGCCCGAACGGCGAGCAGTACAAACTGCCGCGTAGTGAATTCCGCGCCATGCTGCACTTCTGTGAAAACCCAGGCAAAATTCAGACGCGTGCTGATCTGCTGAAGAAGATGACCGGTCGCGAGCTGAAGCCGCATGACCGCACCGTGGATGTCACCATCCGCCGCATCCGTAAGCATTTCGAGTCCACGCCGGATACACCAGAAATCATCGCCACCATTCACGGCGAAGGTTACCGCTTCTGCGGCGAGCTGCAGGACTAA
- a CDS encoding tRNA/rRNA methyltransferase codes for MHFPLILVSPARPENIGAAARAMKTMGFSELRIVASDAWQDPAARRVAHGAGEILDNVKTYGTLSEALQDVDFSVATTARSRAKFRYYATPAQVETILQEKRQWLNRIALVFGREDSGLTNEELEQVDLLTGIPMANDYPSLNLGQAVMVYCYQLAALNQVAAPAAERADAQQLQALRVRFQQLLVQLDVSDDAKMADWIDQRIGLLEQRDSAMLHRLLHDVEKKLIDNNSGKS; via the coding sequence ATGCATTTCCCCCTCATTCTTGTCTCTCCCGCCCGGCCAGAAAATATCGGTGCGGCAGCCCGTGCGATGAAAACCATGGGATTTAGCGAGTTGCGTATTGTCGCCAGTGACGCCTGGCAGGACCCGGCAGCCAGGCGTGTGGCGCATGGCGCGGGCGAGATCCTCGATAACGTAAAAACCTATGGCACGCTGAGCGAGGCGTTGCAGGACGTTGACTTCTCCGTCGCCACCACCGCCCGCAGTCGGGCGAAGTTTCGTTATTACGCCACGCCTGCCCAGGTGGAAACCATCCTGCAGGAGAAACGCCAGTGGCTGAACCGTATCGCGTTGGTTTTTGGTCGTGAAGACAGCGGGTTAACCAACGAGGAACTGGAGCAGGTCGATCTGCTGACCGGTATCCCGATGGCCAATGATTACCCCTCGCTGAATCTCGGTCAGGCGGTGATGGTGTACTGCTATCAACTTGCCGCGCTGAATCAGGTCGCGGCTCCTGCGGCAGAACGGGCGGACGCTCAGCAATTGCAGGCACTGCGCGTGCGTTTCCAGCAATTGCTGGTGCAGCTGGACGTCAGCGACGATGCCAAGATGGCCGACTGGATTGATCAACGTATCGGTTTGCTTGAGCAGCGCGACAGCGCCATGTTGCACCGCCTGCTGCATGATGTAGAAAAAAAACTTATAGATAATAACTCGGGTAAATCCTGA
- the thrL gene encoding thr operon leader peptide, with protein sequence MRTISLNTTIIITTTITTGNGAG encoded by the coding sequence ATGCGTACAATCAGCCTGAACACCACCATTATTATTACCACCACCATTACCACAGGTAACGGTGCGGGCTGA